caaaaataataattaactcACCTTAGTGTAAGTAGTCCATACTTTCGTGGTAGCTTCAATCATTTAAGTTGATTAATTGAAACCAAATCCACTACCATTTTGTAAAACTTCTTGAGCagcataaaagtttttttttttttttaagttttcattctattttttatgtgCTCAGAGTTACaactcaattcaaaattttccccaaTTTCTTGCGCAACCATTGCATAAGCTGTCTTGGTGAAGACTCCTCCTATCTTTTGCCCTTTATGCATTTGCTCCATTAATCAATCAACCAAAAAGTTGTCCATTTCATCAATCCAAGTcaagtttcttttttcacttaCACTTTTGTGTACTTCAAAGCCTTCACTATGTTCCATctgaaataataatacatatatattatgtttaaaatgaaaagtcaAGAGGAGGAGATATAATAATAACTTCATTGTAACTCATTCAAAGTGTGATTTTAACTAGAGTTATAGTTCTAAATACAATTGCCCCTATGCAATCctataaagaaacaaaattattagtttattttgaaatataaataatattctaatGATGTTTATTAGATAAGTAAGTTTACCTTAAAGTAGGGCCAAAAGTTGGTATTGTCCTTGATTTCTTAAGGGCACTTAATCATCAGGCTGCTTTAAGAAGGCATCATCTAAAGATATTATAGCTCTAAGAACTTGATGAAAGTGACGACTAACAGTTTCACTAGAACgcttgaaataaaatttcatagttCTATTCCTTAAATTATGACCAACAATGTGAAGGAATTTGGCAACTTGTTCTTCTACATTACTATGTGCACTATTTCTAAGATGACCTGTTCCCCGAAGAATGTTTACTAGTCTTGCGAATGCATCCTTTCCCATACGTAGTTGATTATAACAATCTTCATTATCCATTAGTGTAAGTTTTTCCATCAAAGCATGCCATTCATAATCTCCTTCATTAGAGATTGATCTCTCCAAATAGTTTGAGCGATGATAAACTGAAACAAGAATTGCCGCATATGCAGCATACATAGCTACACAAGTTGCAACCCATCTTCTAAGTCTTTGCCACTCTTCATTATAAGTCTACATGATAGCAAAGTAAGACGAATGATTTAGTGAAGTCATTATTCAGTCTTAAAACGTGatagttaaattaaattaatctaaGATTGATTATGACTATTTATGATAGTTAAATTAATGACAAGTTACCAGTTATGGTAAAACAGACCTTACTAGAGTTGAAATGTCTAGTTTAAAGAATGATAACAAAATGAAACTCTTTCTAAGTTCATTATTCAGTCTGAAATTTGCATGATTACTTAAGAATACTTGGTCATCCACTTGGTTTTGGGATGAATGAAGGAGAGTAGAGTattaagaagaagatgatgaatgaATGACAAAGAAGTGAACTTACCTGAGATCGTTCAGCTACCAAAGGGTCACTCAAATTTTTATCAGGATGAACTTGCTTTGCCTGCACAAATAATAGAAAAGTAAATTAggtaaaaagaaatggaaaacccATACACTATTTTAGTTCAAATGAATCTTTATTTTAGTTcaaatgcaacaaaaaaaaactatgttagGAAGCAATCCCAAACATGGCCTTGACTTTTagtgtttattttgtttctatcTCTTTTGTATTTCTGGTAGATAAACTGAATGGGccttaatttttatcaaatgttaAATGTTGGTGATGTTTGGTATTGGGAAAGTAATgaggaaacaaaataaattataattggtgGATCCATATCAATGAGAGCTGATAAGTATATAGAATAACTacttgatatttaaaaaaaaaaaaaactttatggTTGAAGAATCCcaatcagagagagagagagtgatgTGAAACAGGGCATATGGGAACATGAGGGCATGTGGAGAAGATTTAAAGCAGtttcttgaattaaattttgaagtagAGGAACCAGGAATAACATGGATCCACCCTATTCCAAATGGGTACCCCCTAAACCTCCAACTAATAAAGCCATGTGAGGAGCTTGTTTTAGGCCATCCTAAAGTAGTGTAGTAAAGGACCCACTACCCTCTCCTACTCCAACCCCAAGTATGGGAACCTTCCTTTTACATTTTCCAATTTAGAGATATGTCCCCATTTGGATTCATGGGGAACCTTCATTTATGCAATTCTCAACCCATTCAGGCCTTGAACACAGCCAATTTTGAGCCTAGAAACCAGTAATATATACCCTAAATTCAggttgggggaaaaaaaaaggtaacatTCAATCAAAGAGATATGGGGGGCTAGATTGATATTTGGTTTATGATCACTAGAGACCATGGCTTGAATTTGTCCTGTCCATTGTTTTTACTCCAAGTTTCCTCATTGTGCATGGGACTTGACCTATGGTCCTGGTCCTATCTCTGAAACCCTTTCCTAACTTAAACTTAGTCCTTTTCACTTTGTTGTTCCTATCTATATCAGTCTTGATACTGTttcttttgtaataaatttaaaccaTATGTTTAATAGCACATATGTTTTGtccaagaaaaaattataattggtcAGTATCAATTTTTCTACGGAACATAAATAGAACCTATGATTCTCACAACAGAAAACATGGTAAAGAAACGAATCCACAGCAGCATGAATACACAAAAATCAATCACCTATGAGTGTGTAACTGTCATAAAGGATAAAATTAACAATCCGGTTCAcgaaaaagaagggaaaattgAGGGATAACAAAACTTGGATGCTATCTGGTTTCtgagaagaagaagcagaagaaCTCATTACACGAGTTGAGAATTTCTACCTTACGGGTTTTCTTAGAGCTCCAGAGAAAGACATAAACTGAGGTTTggagccaaaaaaaaattgggttttcaaagaAATGTGTGTTGGGAAGCTCAAATTTCCCAGACTTCGAGAAGCCATTGCTAACACCAAAACTACCTCAAATACGTGTTTGCCTTTACGCCGTATGAGAATAtaagcttatttatttatttatttattttaattgtttttggtactgttaaattatttttttagattcaaACAATCATGGAATTTCTAGCATGTTTCTAGATCCTGGTAAGCCAAGATCCTCCAACTAATGAACAAAAATCTAAATGACAAAGCAGTATTTATATGCAACATACTCATAAAAATTGCCAAGTTAGCATGTTTCTAGATCCTGGTAATATCCCATCTCCTCAAGCTCCAATTAAATTGAGGAGTCCACTAGTCTCCAAAGTTTCAACCAAGCTCTAATTCTGCACACTAAGATTATTGATTCCAATAATTTCCTCAAGAGAATCCTTATTCTTGAACACACTCACAAGTTATTAATTGCACCAGAATATGTCAACCATTTGAAACCTAAGTATTCCAATTGGCTCTTGCAATATTCCTATTCCATAGGTCCAAAAGTGTATAAAAACAACACATCTTGTATGCTTGTTCTCAAATCACTTATATACTTGCAACCAGCAGTTCATCCATCTCCAACAAGTCATTCCTTGATCTTAGGTAACAAAAATTCAATAGGTAGATAGATACCTTGGATGCATGACTTGAATGTAATTAAACAGAATAActtttctttcatcttctttttcatttttctccaagTTTTGAATTTGGGTTTACCCTTTCTTTGCTGAAAAAACTTGTAGTTGCTCCTACCAAGCCCTCTCTTTAAGGGAACCAGTACTAATTTATCCCTCTCTTCAGGAGCTTGATAGAACTTGGAAATCCAATCTCTCATTCACAAAATCTGCAAATTCCTCAGGTTTAAGACTTCCAAGAAACTCTGGAATTTCTACCATGATAGAAGACTCCTATCAAGAACATAATCAATCATCTACTGATTTCCAAACCTAGCAGCATAGAATTTATTCATTTCATAGTAAGTGCTAGAAGAATCATATGTATTCACTGAGACACATTCAGCTAGCATCAATGGACTCTATGAAGCTGTAGAAATGTTATTGTGCTAGTTTAACAGCATCTCTAGTGTCCTGACCAAGTCATCCAACTGGGTATGAAATTGTTTATCAAGTGGCACAATCATAACTTATCATCCTTCCTCCAATTAATGAACATATCTAAGTAAACCCGATCCCCTCTTTTCCCACTCAAACAAATCACAATCCCCACTTACCATTTGAAAACACAGCCCCAATCACAACCTAGAGAGTCATAATGATCATAACCTACCAGTTGATGCTTACTGTACAACTTAAGTTCTGTAACTACTCTCATAATGTAAGCAAATCAAGAAATATAGAGAGTCATTTGGGAATCCCCTGGAATGATATCAATTGAGGTGATTTTTGTGCCAAGTCATATGTggaatttgattcatttttagaCAATTGAACCAATTTAGCTATTAAAGAGAAACAAATGAAGAGTAATTCGAAAAACTAAGTATGATGATGAAAGAGGGTCTGGTGTGGCTAGTTAGCGATCAACTTACCATTGCCAGAAGAGCCACCCCTCTTCTCTCATCAAATATACATTCACATGTCATTGAAAAAACCAAGTAATATGGATCAAATGAAGCATTTCCCGTGTGAACACTATGTCAAATTCCCAATTACAGCATATATGCAATACTCATATATGAAATAAACACAAGCTCAATTACAGCATATATGCAATAAACCTTCCAAAAATTGATGCCACCAACAATGATACAAAGCAATAACCAAGCACTCACAGGCAGCAACAAGATACATATATGCAATACACAACTATAGACCCATTCCCCCAACCAAATTATGAAAAAACCATCAGCCAGTAAACAATAGCAGAACATCAAGGGTAAAAATCAGATCAAATCCAAAAAACAACAAGCCAggaaagtttagaaaaattttgGTGAAATTTAAGAAACGGGAAAAGCGAAAGCAACCTAGAAACCCAAACAGAGAACCCAAGAGAGAACGATTACCTTGGGTTCTGGGTTTTCACAGGATGAGGTGGATTGGAGTTCAATTCATACCTGATCTAAAAACATGGATCCGAATACATTCACTGAATTTGAAGAATCCATTTCATCCATGGGAACTTGATTTGAAGAGCGCACTTCATCCATGGGAACTCGGGTGCCTGAAAAGGGTAGGTTTTCGGCCCTGGAAGGTGGTCAGAGTGATTGTGGTGGCCGTTGAAAGGGTCGATGACGGTGAGAAACCATAGCCACCGATGAAAAGAAAGTGAGAGGTGAAGCCTCGATGAACAACAGCCCGATAAAATTTCCCCCCCTCCCCTTTgaccttctctttttctcttatttcctcgttattttttaaggaaaataataaggaaaatattacaatattttctttaatactttcctttatattttttttccatcttattttccatgtcatccaaactaaagaaaaccattttcctctacattttttttcctttccttagcattttccgGGAACTAAACAGAGCCAAAGAGATTGTAGGCTTAGGGAACCTTACCCATTAGTGTTTTGCCTCGTTTTAAAGACTCTCTCCATCATTGAGTTTGCCTAGAGCATGCACAGAACATGGGGTAGTGATGCGAACGTGGTTCCGAGCATGAATCCTTGTCcctaaattgatggaatgatgtGGACCACATTCTGAATCACGTCTTCGGTTTATTACCAAAGATGTAGGAGAAATAAAATCCCAACAGTGACAACACTATTCGTATCTTGTCTTCGGATCCCCATGATTGTGTGCAGATTTTGAGTATGCAAAGTGTTTCTTTTCCTCTAGAATATCTCTCTCGAAGTTCAGGCATCAGTAGGTGGTAAGGTTGGTGCTGATCGCCCTGCTAGTCTTTTTCTTAATGTTAGTTCGCAGAATGGAGTTTTGTTCAGAACAGTGGTAGATATGGCGACAGGTCAGCTCTCTGATGTTCATTCCCGATCCTTAGGACTGAGAGCCCCAAAGATATTCTGTGTCATTGTGAGAGGCCAACGTGCAATGCTATGCTTGTCAAGCCACCCTCGGCTTGGCTATATTCACCGAGGGCATTTTCTGTTGACACCGCTTTCTTATGAGACAGTTGAATTTGCTGCATCATTTTCATCTGATCAGTGTGCTGAAGGTGTAGTGGTTGCTGCTGCTGGGGATGCGTTGAGGATCTTCACTATTGAAAGACTGGgtgaaatatttaatgaaactGTGATTCCTTTAAGGTATACACCAAGAAGGTTTGTTCTTCAACCCAAGCAAAAATTATTGGTAATTATTGAGAGTGATCAAGGAGGATTTGCAACGAAAGAGCGTGAAGCCGCTAAAAAGGAATGCTTTGAGGCTGCTGAAGCAGAGGAGTTAAGGAACTTTAATGTAAACCTGCAGTTGGAAAATTCTGAATTGGCAGAAAGGTTAGAAGCCATTCAAGCCTTTGCaagttttgttttgaaatgtCCAAAGGTAGAAGTAAGGAAACTGAACCACAATTCAAGACACGAAAATGAAGATTTGCCAAAGAAATTGGGCAACTCCAAACAAATCAATGCGAGCTGATGTAGAGAGCCAGTCTATCTTCAGCAGCTTAATGTTCACCTGCGCCATGAGCTGAGAAATTAACAGCCTGGTGGCTCAACTGCATGTAAAGGAACTATTGCATTCGCTCAGCAgcggccctcactattggactTTCTCCAGCACAGCGAATTTTGGAAAGCCAGAGGACTCTTACAAGCTAATTCCATGGATGTGCAAGCGACTTATGAAGTCAATTCCAGGGAGTTGCTGTTTGTTGACGCCTATCACTTGAGTGGGCCACATAAAGACACTTTGTTGTCTGCATCTGCCTTAGATGCAGATGATGACTAATATCCTCTAGCTTATGGGTTGGTTAATACTCATAATGAAGAAAACTGGTTGTGGTTCCTAGAGCATCTGAAGTCTTACTGATGAATCGTCATGTGGTTCTAATTTCATATAGGAACCCAAGCTTTCTTTCAGCAACTAACAAAGTATTTGGCAGTGGTTACAATGCTCACTGTCTCAGCCTTTTGAAGGAGAGCCTAGACTACTTCATAAGTAGTAATCTGGTCTTAAAGAATATGTTCAGAACATGGTGTAGTTTGGAAGCACTTATGAGCATGCAGAACACATGAAAAATCTGGACCCAGTCCAAGACAAGTTGAACCACAGACGAAACTAGAGAAAATGTAGGCTGATATTGAAAAGTTGAAGGCAAActtgatagaaaaagaaactgAATTGTTGGGTATTTCAGAGGAAATGGGAGATGGACTAATTCCAGTTTGGGATTTTGGTCAATTGCACTTGGCACCCCTCAGAAGGTCAATTCAAATACTGATCTGAAAACGACTTAAGTATACTCCACATCAATCTCCAGCCCCAAAGAAGGTTTTTGCAAAGACCCGTTCAACGGAAATTGTTTCAGTCTTTAATAAACCAGAGGTGGCAGGTCCATTTATCTGAAGGAATGTGGTAGTTCAGCAATGAGAGCAGGTGGAGAACCTGTAGATCGCTCGAATGCTCATGTGATTGTTCTTAGATGTACTTCAGATTCTTTTTCAAGAACTCCTTGAAGACTGTCAAGCTTGCCAAGAAGTAGGAAGAATTAGAGCAACTCCAAATCCATGCATAGAATGAATGTCTACAGTTCGCTCAAGCTGAGATGTTTCCCCAGAACTTGCAGAATCTGCACCTTCCTTCCGATCTGGGATTAGGCTTCAGATCAAACTGGTGGAAAATCTCAGAATAAAGATGCTGGGGCTGTTTTGATTGCTACACAAAATACTCTCTTACCTGAAAGCTCGGTGAGCTAGAGGAAGCTGAAGCTAGAGGATAAGTTATTGTTGcttaataaattttcttcaagCATGCTGAAAACTAAGTTTTCTTCTTCTCAGGTAATGGCATTGATTCTAAGGCCGGACAAGACATCCAAACAGCGCAAGTACTAGAACTAGCTCTCTTCTTGGGAGCTCTGAATATTGTGATTGGACACAGAATACTCTCCTCTCAACTTTCACACGAAACCCTAAATTATAAGAAGATCAAATATAATAGCTTTGGGGCAAAATCAccattcaataaataaaaaaatatctcaacCCCCAAGAGCATACTGAGTAGCTTGAGGCAAAATGTAGAGCAAGACGTTAATATCATTACAACAAACAGTTGAGAGAGTATGTTAAAGCTAGAAGCAAAGAATTCATGATAGAGAAGATACCTCTATTTCATGTGTATTTATTTACCATGTTAACATCAAAATTTCTTGATATAATTTCAAGGCTTGTGAAATGTTGGGTTTCAATGATGTATGAGAAACACCTAAAACACCTATTTGGGCAATGGAAGTTTTAGAAACTTttcactttcattttcttcatgtttGAGAAAGGATTGTGCGAATTTgataagttatgtttggttctcgaaaaatttgagggaaaatgtgagtaaaagaaaatgaagtgaaaaagtgagaagaaagaaaaaataaaggaaaataaaaaaaatagagccaaagttaataaattattttagatgCTTCtctaaactcatttaatttattttcttccattacataaaaattaaataattttaaaatgtacaatattctaactaattttaattatattttattttctttcactatttttcatagtgaaactaaatatgaaaaaattattttctttagtatttttttctttcttaggtACTTtccgaaaaccaaacataacctaaaaattttgatgttaTATTAAGTTACAAAAAAACCTTGATAAATGAATGTTCAATAAATTGcttgaataataaaatcttcTGGTCTCAACTCGGGTCAGTATACTAAATTAACAACTtcaataaatacataaaataataatgtttttaaaaatccttaACAACCCACGAACATATacattatatgtatatataccaaacaaaaattattcatgatataatttctatttttatcaattcactttttataatttctatttttatcgACTCACTTCTTCTCGAAATCATCGTATGCTTGAAGTCTCTTTATCTTTTAAGACATTTAAGGTtagacaataattttttttttcaaaaatttttttagtaaaatatttgcTATGAGgccttcaattctttttttcttgaaagatatctaataaataattctcatattttttaaggctatattttattaaaatgttaatattggctttgaaattaaaattttgtggaaaaaaataaagtaaaagaaaaacgAAATGGCTTAAACCGGAGGCACACATCAGATCAACCCGGCTCACATCCGGACCGACCATTCCAGCCCGGTATTTATCAATCTTTCAGAGGGTGAGGCAAAGAGGGAAGCATCTTCTCAAAATTGGGGTTTTAGTTCACTCTCTTCCTCTGCATGGTCTGAAATCATTTCATAACTGTAACCTCTCTAACTCTCTCGAAACTTTCTCCCTCTGCTATTTTCTAtgcatttcttctttctttgttctgaagtttatgttttttcttcctcccctctgtttggttcccgagaaaCTCGTGGGAAATGCAACCAagtgagttgaaaattttgaatctcttATAATTGCCTTCATactatgcttttttttttataagtttcgagtttcttctttcttctactTCACTCTCTCTCCTTATTTATATAAGGTTGttgtgtttggttgctgagaaaagtgAGGAGAAGAGAGGGAAATGAAGCAATTGAATCTTGCACTTTTATGTTGCTTTCTAGGGGGATGAGTGCTGAGAGCTGTAAGATTTAAATTTTTGGTTCTGCAATTTCTCAGCAAACAAACAGTGCTTTCTCGTActggattttgaattttgagcTTCAATTGGGTAGATAGGTTATTTCTAGTGAAGATGTTCTCAGggaaatataaatttcaacTGTACAGAGTTATTTTACTGAaagtcaaaatttatttttcccaaGCTTAACAGAAATATATTCACCAAAATAACTGGAGTTGCCAAGAGAAAAAATGTCTTTTGCTggaattgtatttatttttgggtatcattttattaatgatgaagcgttttttttttttttttgaatcttttttttttgtattttttaatcagTTGCAGAGCATTTTGCATGAATATAGAGTGGTGTTAATTGAAGGGGTCTGAGCATTGTTCAGTTGAAGAATGGCATCTACAGGGCCATCACAGTCTTTGAAGAGACCAGATTCCTCATTAACAAGAGGAGACCAGCTGATTATTACCCCTTTAGGTGCTGGAAATGAAGTGGGCCGTTCCTGTGTCTACATGTCCTATAAAGGGAAAACCATATTGGTATACCATAATgcattattcttttattttggttgctagtttttatactttgttttcgatttttttttttaatttgtttgtttctatTTTGTTCCTGTTCTGTGATGATAGTTTGACTGTGGAATTCATCCTGCATACTCAGGCATGGCTGCTTTGCCATACTTTGATGAGATTGATCCTTCAACCATTGATGTCCTTTTGGTGACACAGTATATTCTTTTTCCTTGTTGAATATTGtaatgttatttgtttttataacttAGTGATCTGCTGAATTGAGAAATGAAATTTAGAGAATATCATGATTGTTCTTTTATATTGGACTATATACCTGGGTATGGTCATATttctgccaaaaaaaaaaaaaaaatcatttaatgaGTTCTGTCCTGAATGGCCTTACTTAGAAAAAGTGACCAAACAACTATTGTTAAAGCATATAAAGATTTGACTAGGACCAGCTGCAAGTACTTCATCCGTACCTTCTCTTATCAATATCTGGTGCTATTAGGAGCACTGCAGATATATCTTTAAAGTAATGAGACTACATCTACCACCCAAATTTAAGCCATTATCTGAATATCTCCTGCTTCTCAATGGCTTCTTCATTCCGTTCactaatatttcttttttctcaagGAATGAACTCTTGGAGCTTCCTTTCCTCGCATGAAATAGCTTCCTAAAATTGAAATCTATCCCTGGGCTCTTGTGTGGCCTTGAGATTTTTTCGGCTTTGAGTAGACTTTCTTGAGCCCAACTTTACTCCAGTTGAAATTCTGACTGCATGGCTGATGAATGCTCTTGAAATGGTTGAAAGCACATCAATAGTTAGTGATCTACTACTATAAGCATGGTTTTGAGAGTATTCTCTGTAGCTGTATTAGAGGGATCACTCTATACAAAGGCCGTTGGCCATTACAGCTTCCTTTTCTGGGGTTCTGGAGGCATGAAAGGGTTAATGGACCTACCCATTTGCATCTCTGCATAAAGTGTCCATACACAAACTTGAACATGTACTTTCATATGTAAGAGTGCGAGAGGTTACAAATAATTGAATCTATCAGCTAAAATTCCTTCAGAAAAACCCCAATCATTCACCTTCTTTGATTATGTTGAAGTTCCCATTGCTTTTCTCAGCATTGTTTTCTTCTCAGTAAATAGATTTATGGTAATCACATACTTATCTCTGAGCAGTGCTCTTAGTTGTGTCATGTACCAGCATATCTTCTTAACAATCATTTCATTTGATATCTTTCATGTCTGTCCTGTCAATGAACTTTTGTAGATCTTGAAACTTTTTGGTGGAACTTTCatctttagtttttctttttgtctatcTACTCTACTTTCTCATCTGAAACTTCCCCTGTTCTTTTAGATGTGCTTTCCACTTTCTTGCATTGTAATGTGTTGCATTTCCTGTGCAGCTTTCACTTGGATCATGCTGCATCCCTTCCATATTTCCTGGAGAAGGTTGgccattttcttaatcaaattttaTGCAATTACTTtgcatatgtttttaaataagataaaatatttgaatttgttcaTTAGACCACATTCAAAGGGCGAGTTTTTATGACTCATGCAACGAAGGCTATCTACAAGTTGCTTTTGTCTGATTATGTAAAAGTGAGCAAAGTTTCAGTTGAAGATATGTTGTATGATGAACAAGACATTCTTCGCTCCATGGATAAAATTGAGGTgcgtttatttttgtttatagatGTATGTttcaatctcaatttttttaaggcTTGTAATATTTCTCCTCAAGTCCAAACTGGTTTTGAAGCTAATCTAAATGCATCCCTTTCCCTGGTTGGTGGTGAGTGACTTTGATTTGgcttttttcatctttttattttctgttttgaaaatttttgtaaattttatcttttaagttttattgtatttaatatttcttattatcCAGAGGAATATAATAATGTTCTTCCATCTGCTGTATTCCATGGAAACTTGGATTTGGAACAATGACcagaactttttatttttcttcttctttttcctcaaCTTCAAAAGCCTCTTTACCCTCAAAGATCCTATGTGTTTTCTCCCACCAAAGGCACTGAGCTAAACAACAAGTATCGACTAGAAATTAGTCCTAGTCATGGAAatcttttcatatttctcaCCATCAAATGCTCCAATGCTACTTATACTTCGAGTGCACTGTGTTCACCATTTTACATTGGGGCTTTTCttacatatatttattatatacatatatactcTTATTTGGCTATCTCGCCATCCCCTCCACctcttcccccccccccccccccccccaaaaccaaaaatataaaaaattaaaattaaaatgaaagaaatccAATTCTACTTGTTTTACTCTTTTATGTGGattatttttgtctttcatcAACTATCCTAATGCTGTTTGTTGCTCTATTTTATGCCTTGACAATGTaagtattgtttttatttataattttttgtgaaCTTGTTGCTTTCTTAGAACTCGTATAATATCTTACCTGGAAAGTGTTCTTAGTTAAAAAGAGCATTATGATTCTATAGTTCCTAATCAGTTGTCTAATACCCTAACTGAGAAGGTTTGTTAGGTATTATTACATGTCATGTTGAATGAAGCCTAAGCCTTTGGTGCCCTTCAGGCCTGGGTTaggtggtaaagggatggggagggtttgtgggaggttccaagttcaagtcccaatgggaacaaaatttacctatcaaaaaataaaaaataaaaaatgaagcctttgattctattttttaaaacgtatttttttttttttatgttgtgaATTTACGATAACTAGATGCATGTAATGTAAGATTATGGTTGTGCCTTTAATGTAACTATCTGTTTTAAGGCATGAATTTCTCAACATCACTCAACTTGATTGGATGTCGACTTGTAGACTGAAGTGTTAAAATTGCAATGTCAAGTTGTTTTGATGTTTATTGGAGAGTAtttattttcctctgttttgatCAGGTTTTGTAAAGTaaggaaggatttctcatccttcttgtgTACAGTTGCACTTCCATTTTTAAATCAGGTTTTGTAAAGTagggaaggatgagaaatccttctcTTGCACTTCCTTTTTAAAAGGCCTGAAAAGTTATGGTCACAATGtctatcaggaaaaaaaaaggttatggTTACAAtaactatcaaaaaaaaaaaaaacacaaaagttATGGTCACAATGGTCC
The window above is part of the Vitis riparia cultivar Riparia Gloire de Montpellier isolate 1030 chromosome 12, EGFV_Vit.rip_1.0, whole genome shotgun sequence genome. Proteins encoded here:
- the LOC117927282 gene encoding spliceosome-associated protein 130 A-like; this translates as MATGQLSDVHSRSLGLRAPKIFCVIVRGQRAMLCLSSHPRLGYIHRGHFLLTPLSYETVEFAASFSSDQCAEGVVVAAAGDALRIFTIERLGEIFNETVIPLRYTPRRFVLQPKQKLLVIIESDQGGFATKEREAAKKECFEAAEAEELRNFNVNLQLENSELAERLEAIQAFASFVLKCPKVEVRKLNHNSRHENEDLPKKLGNSKQINAS